A portion of the Chondrinema litorale genome contains these proteins:
- a CDS encoding DUF4302 domain-containing protein: protein MLKKYIYPLLFLAFISACDDDEPETLASVEVRSAEAIQALETELTTPSNGWILQYTPTDGAGFFNVLLNFDAEGKVNIKTDAMFSDGEYFDQTISYRIDNAQGLELILETYGFFHYLFEKDQSTFGGEFEFLYDSKDGENLIFGSLSDASDRTVLVFKPATDDDITAIENSRDLAELLEASIDGTGSSLVESVSFQVILESQNVSVFFVFDFDTRSLKVLSASEGVTEDEILASSNNILVNHTTGYGYSDGSILLEEPVAFTLGGQQVIISSIALTSVSQESVAYCDGEEASEIYSYKGTVLGSGNVTAKTGLFMGSTNFQPMLDNPFSTDIAYFYNENSESIGDSILADIPDAYAFQLYYGYDIGDTDLFYAMGIVLLDADNNVDFLLREFEPIENEGNKLTFNFTGEYFTTKDMTAEQEAAINKYTDLIFGGTSIYVIDLAFRDDLFILYNPCNKYETLMFN from the coding sequence ATGTTAAAAAAATATATATATCCATTATTATTCTTGGCCTTCATTTCTGCCTGTGATGATGACGAACCTGAAACTCTGGCTTCTGTGGAAGTGAGATCGGCAGAAGCAATTCAGGCACTTGAAACAGAATTAACTACTCCAAGTAATGGCTGGATTCTACAATACACACCAACTGATGGCGCTGGCTTTTTTAATGTATTGTTGAATTTTGATGCAGAAGGAAAAGTAAATATCAAGACTGATGCGATGTTCAGCGATGGAGAGTACTTTGATCAGACAATCTCTTACAGAATTGATAATGCTCAAGGTTTAGAGTTAATTCTTGAAACATATGGTTTTTTCCATTATTTGTTTGAGAAAGATCAATCTACTTTTGGTGGTGAATTTGAGTTTTTATACGATAGTAAAGATGGTGAGAACCTAATTTTCGGAAGCCTTTCAGATGCATCAGACCGAACAGTATTGGTATTTAAACCAGCTACTGATGATGATATTACTGCTATTGAAAACTCTAGAGATTTGGCAGAGTTGTTAGAAGCCTCGATTGATGGTACAGGTTCAAGTTTGGTTGAGTCTGTAAGTTTTCAGGTAATTCTAGAAAGTCAGAATGTTTCTGTATTCTTTGTATTTGATTTTGATACCAGGTCTTTAAAAGTTCTTTCAGCGAGTGAAGGTGTAACAGAAGATGAGATACTTGCTTCTTCAAACAATATCTTAGTAAATCATACAACGGGTTATGGTTATAGCGATGGTAGTATTTTATTGGAAGAACCGGTGGCATTTACACTAGGTGGGCAACAAGTAATTATTAGTTCTATTGCATTAACAAGCGTGAGTCAAGAAAGCGTGGCTTATTGTGACGGCGAAGAGGCTAGTGAGATTTATTCTTATAAAGGTACCGTTTTAGGCTCTGGTAATGTTACTGCTAAAACAGGTTTGTTTATGGGTTCTACCAATTTCCAACCTATGTTGGATAACCCATTCAGTACAGATATAGCTTATTTTTATAATGAAAATAGCGAATCGATAGGAGATAGTATTTTAGCAGATATACCTGATGCTTATGCATTTCAATTGTATTATGGTTACGATATAGGAGATACAGATTTATTTTATGCAATGGGTATTGTATTGTTAGATGCAGATAATAATGTAGATTTTCTTTTAAGAGAGTTTGAGCCTATTGAAAATGAAGGTAATAAGCTCACTTTTAATTTTACGGGGGAATATTTTACGACAAAAGATATGACTGCTGAACAGGAAGCTGCCATAAATAAATATACTGATCTAATTTTTGGAGGAACCAGCATATATGTAATTGATCTGGCTTTTAGAGATGACTTGTTTATACTTTATAATCCTTGTAATAAGTACGAGACTCTAATGTTCAATTAG
- a CDS encoding adenylate/guanylate cyclase domain-containing protein, translated as MPSFQISPDDKIVHSELEETILQASLKAGIPHAHACGGFAKCSTCRVVVETGSELLSKPGEAEKKLANKVKFPKNVRLACQTRIKGDGKLILKRPVIDDIDLELTNIMGKNSLELQKMGEPKKLAIMFVDIEGYTPFAEALPSYDIMHVLNKYFYLMGKVINKKRGNIIDYYGDGLLAIFGLYESTPEEAALLAVEAGIEMNKELLKLNPYLEKMYCKSFKIRIGINYGNVITGTIGIEGMQKFSVIGDPVNMASRIETTNKLFGTHFLISESVKALLPEKVKLGKTCETVLKGKKGNHRLYEVLIPETNA; from the coding sequence ATGCCTAGTTTTCAAATTTCTCCCGATGATAAAATAGTACATTCGGAACTTGAAGAAACCATTCTGCAAGCATCTCTTAAAGCGGGAATTCCTCATGCACATGCTTGTGGCGGTTTTGCCAAATGTTCTACTTGCAGGGTTGTAGTCGAAACTGGTAGTGAATTACTTTCTAAGCCCGGAGAAGCAGAAAAGAAACTGGCTAATAAGGTTAAATTTCCGAAGAATGTGCGTTTGGCTTGCCAAACCAGAATAAAAGGTGACGGCAAGCTCATTTTAAAAAGACCTGTTATAGACGATATCGATCTAGAACTAACTAATATAATGGGCAAAAACTCTCTTGAATTACAAAAAATGGGAGAGCCTAAAAAACTTGCCATCATGTTTGTTGATATCGAAGGCTATACTCCTTTTGCAGAAGCCCTTCCCTCCTACGATATTATGCATGTACTCAATAAGTATTTTTATCTAATGGGAAAAGTAATTAATAAGAAAAGAGGAAATATTATTGATTACTATGGTGATGGGCTATTAGCCATTTTTGGCTTATATGAATCTACGCCTGAAGAAGCTGCACTTTTAGCTGTAGAGGCTGGTATAGAAATGAATAAAGAATTGCTGAAGTTGAATCCTTACCTTGAAAAAATGTACTGTAAGAGCTTTAAAATAAGGATAGGTATTAACTATGGCAATGTTATTACAGGTACAATTGGAATTGAAGGAATGCAAAAGTTTTCGGTAATTGGCGACCCTGTAAATATGGCAAGCCGTATTGAAACAACAAACAAATTGTTTGGCACTCACTTTCTCATATCAGAAAGCGTAAAGGCTTTATTGCCAGAGAAAGTTAAACTTGGGAAAACATGTGAGACTGTATTGAAAGGAAAAAAAGGGAATCATAGACTTTACGAAGTGCTTATTCCAGAAACAAATGCATAA
- a CDS encoding ROK family protein, which produces MEHFLGVDIGGTNVKFGLVNTDGELLYKEKFPTKEVSANKDFAGNFSKILAAQLERNPEVKKVGIGVPGTVSKDRLTMLELPNIPSLNKVPFVKILKDKFPEIIFHTDNDANAAALGEFYFSKSKMPDDFIFITLGTGVGGGAVIDGQIFKGGDGNGMEIGHIISSNGRTIEENIGKKGILGMALTTIEGYKGKSVLSKMGKLDPKKVVKAAHKHDKLALEIFVEVGKYLGESIVSAVRLLDVKTILIGGGVSDTFEYVQASMNKTLKKYLTPYYMDKMDIRLATLGNNAGIIGAASLCFIED; this is translated from the coding sequence ATGGAACATTTTTTAGGTGTTGATATAGGAGGTACCAATGTAAAGTTTGGTTTAGTTAATACTGATGGAGAGCTTTTATATAAAGAAAAATTTCCAACAAAAGAGGTATCTGCAAATAAAGATTTTGCTGGTAACTTTAGTAAAATACTTGCCGCCCAGCTTGAGAGAAACCCTGAGGTAAAAAAAGTAGGAATAGGTGTGCCTGGTACAGTTTCGAAAGACAGACTTACCATGCTTGAGCTGCCAAATATTCCATCATTAAATAAAGTGCCTTTTGTTAAAATTCTGAAGGACAAATTCCCAGAAATTATTTTTCATACAGATAATGATGCAAATGCGGCTGCATTAGGTGAATTTTACTTTTCGAAAAGTAAAATGCCTGATGATTTTATCTTTATCACACTTGGGACAGGTGTTGGTGGCGGTGCTGTAATTGATGGCCAGATCTTTAAAGGTGGTGATGGTAACGGAATGGAAATCGGGCATATTATTTCTAGTAATGGCAGAACGATAGAAGAAAATATTGGAAAGAAAGGCATTTTGGGAATGGCCTTAACTACAATTGAAGGGTATAAAGGTAAATCTGTTCTTTCTAAAATGGGCAAGCTTGATCCTAAGAAGGTTGTAAAAGCGGCACACAAGCATGATAAATTAGCGCTCGAAATATTTGTTGAAGTTGGTAAGTATTTAGGCGAGTCGATTGTTTCTGCTGTTAGATTGCTGGATGTAAAAACCATATTAATTGGTGGAGGAGTTTCTGATACATTTGAATATGTTCAGGCAAGTATGAATAAAACGCTAAAAAAATATCTAACTCCTTACTATATGGATAAAATGGATATTAGGTTAGCTACTTTAGGTAATAATGCAGGCATAATTGGAGCTGCTTCACTTTGCTTTATTGAAGACTAG
- a CDS encoding DNA topoisomerase IV subunit B produces the protein MSQPVTYNEDSIKSLEPREHIRLRPGMYIGKLGDGSAPDDGIYVLVKEIIDNSIDEHMMGFGKIIEVTVEDAAVEIRDYGRGIPLGKVIDCVSKINTGAKYDSNAFQKSVGLNGVGTKAVNALASTFVVTAVRDGKMKTAEFERGELVKDHKIEASNEKNGTRVRFSPDGTIFKNYRFIPEYLENQIWNYAYLNAGLTIKFNGKKYFSEKGLLDLLSRKADEEALRYPIIHLRGNDIELALTHANQYGEDYYSFVNGQFTTQGGTHLSSFREAVVKTVRDHFNKNFDAMDVRASIVAAISVRVQEPVFESQTKTKLGSINMSPDGETIRKYVLDFVKKDLDDYLHKNPETAQAMLKRILQSERERKEIAGIKKIANDRAKKANLHNKKLRDCKLHLNDRGKNDEEKKYETTLFITEGDSASGSITKSRNVETQAVFSLRGKPLNCYSLTKKVVYENEEFNLLQHALNIEDGIDGLRYNKIVIATDADVDGMHIRLLMLTFFLQFFPELVRAGHLYILETPLFRVRNKQKTIYCYSDEERINAINQLGNKPEITRFKGLGEISPDEFGGFIGENIRLEPIILKKETSISGLLKYFMGKNTPDRQEFIINHLKVEKDVVEENRKAKEALQTETV, from the coding sequence ATGTCACAGCCAGTAACTTATAACGAAGATAGTATTAAGTCACTCGAACCGAGAGAGCATATCAGGTTAAGACCGGGTATGTATATAGGTAAACTCGGTGATGGATCAGCTCCTGATGATGGTATCTATGTGTTAGTAAAAGAGATTATAGATAACTCTATTGACGAACACATGATGGGCTTCGGAAAAATAATCGAAGTGACTGTAGAAGATGCAGCTGTAGAAATAAGAGATTACGGGCGAGGCATTCCACTAGGTAAAGTAATAGATTGTGTTTCTAAAATAAACACAGGTGCAAAATACGACTCTAATGCTTTCCAAAAATCGGTGGGTTTAAATGGAGTTGGTACAAAAGCAGTAAATGCCTTAGCTAGCACCTTTGTAGTAACTGCTGTGAGAGATGGCAAAATGAAAACAGCAGAGTTTGAAAGAGGTGAGCTAGTAAAAGATCATAAAATAGAAGCTTCCAATGAGAAAAACGGAACCAGAGTTAGATTTTCTCCCGATGGCACCATCTTTAAGAACTATAGATTTATTCCCGAATATCTCGAAAATCAAATCTGGAATTATGCTTATCTAAATGCAGGTCTTACTATTAAATTTAATGGCAAGAAGTATTTTTCTGAAAAAGGATTATTAGACCTACTAAGCAGAAAAGCAGATGAGGAAGCATTAAGATATCCGATTATCCACTTAAGAGGAAATGATATAGAATTAGCTCTTACTCATGCCAATCAATATGGCGAAGACTATTATTCATTTGTAAATGGCCAGTTTACTACGCAAGGTGGTACGCACCTTTCTTCTTTTAGAGAAGCTGTAGTTAAAACTGTAAGAGATCATTTTAATAAAAACTTTGATGCAATGGATGTAAGAGCATCTATTGTTGCAGCGATTAGTGTAAGGGTACAAGAACCAGTTTTTGAATCTCAGACTAAAACTAAACTTGGTTCTATCAATATGTCTCCGGATGGAGAAACTATCCGTAAGTATGTGCTAGACTTTGTGAAGAAAGATTTAGATGACTATCTCCACAAAAATCCTGAGACAGCTCAGGCTATGCTCAAAAGAATCTTGCAATCTGAAAGAGAAAGGAAAGAAATTGCAGGAATTAAAAAGATTGCAAACGACAGAGCTAAAAAAGCTAATCTTCACAATAAAAAATTAAGAGACTGTAAGCTTCATTTAAACGATAGAGGTAAAAACGATGAAGAAAAGAAGTATGAAACTACTCTTTTCATTACCGAGGGTGACTCTGCCAGTGGAAGTATTACTAAATCTCGTAATGTAGAAACACAAGCTGTTTTTAGTTTGAGAGGTAAGCCACTTAACTGCTACTCATTAACCAAAAAAGTGGTTTACGAAAATGAAGAGTTTAATCTATTACAACACGCTCTAAATATTGAAGACGGCATTGATGGACTTCGTTACAACAAAATTGTAATTGCTACTGATGCCGACGTAGATGGTATGCACATTAGACTATTAATGCTTACATTCTTTCTACAGTTTTTCCCTGAACTAGTTCGTGCAGGTCACCTTTATATTCTTGAAACACCTCTATTTAGAGTAAGAAACAAGCAGAAAACTATTTACTGCTATTCTGATGAAGAAAGAATAAATGCGATTAATCAGCTTGGTAACAAACCAGAGATTACTCGATTTAAAGGTTTAGGCGAGATTTCGCCAGACGAATTCGGTGGCTTTATTGGCGAAAACATTAGACTTGAGCCAATTATCTTGAAAAAAGAAACTTCAATATCTGGACTTCTTAAATATTTTATGGGTAAAAACACACCTGACCGTCAGGAATTTATTATTAACCACCTAAAAGTTGAGAAGGATGTAGTAGAGGAAAACAGAAAAGCAAAAGAAGCTCTACAAACAGAAACTGTATAA
- the murQ gene encoding N-acetylmuramic acid 6-phosphate etherase: MNTTESSSNYNNLESMPLNELLFNMNREDKKVPDAVEKAIPQIGALIEQIVKNMEQGGRLFYIGAGTSGRLGILDASECPPTYGVPHGLVVGLIAGGDTAIRKAVEFAEDDLGQAWKDLEGYDINEKDSLIGIAASGRTPYVIGGLRTAREKGILTGCIVCNENSNVAKEAEYPVEVVVGPEFVTGSTRMKSGTAQKLVLNMISTSVMIQLGKVKGNKMVDMQLSNTKLVDRATRMVMEELGIEKDEAESLIQKYGNVRNAIDNYVAK, translated from the coding sequence ATGAACACAACAGAATCTTCATCTAATTATAATAATTTGGAAAGCATGCCTTTAAACGAGTTGCTTTTCAATATGAACAGAGAAGATAAAAAAGTTCCGGATGCAGTAGAAAAAGCAATCCCTCAAATAGGAGCGCTTATTGAGCAAATTGTGAAAAACATGGAGCAAGGTGGGAGACTATTTTACATTGGAGCTGGAACAAGTGGCAGGTTAGGTATTTTGGATGCCTCTGAGTGTCCGCCAACATACGGGGTTCCGCATGGGTTAGTAGTTGGTTTAATAGCCGGTGGAGATACTGCCATTAGAAAAGCAGTAGAGTTTGCTGAAGATGATTTAGGGCAAGCATGGAAAGATTTAGAAGGATACGATATCAATGAAAAAGATAGTCTTATTGGCATTGCAGCATCTGGTAGAACTCCCTATGTAATTGGTGGATTAAGAACAGCCCGTGAAAAAGGAATTCTTACAGGTTGTATAGTTTGTAATGAAAATAGCAATGTAGCCAAAGAAGCTGAATATCCGGTAGAAGTAGTAGTAGGGCCAGAGTTTGTTACAGGTAGTACCAGAATGAAATCTGGAACAGCCCAAAAGCTTGTATTAAACATGATTTCTACCTCTGTAATGATTCAGTTGGGTAAGGTAAAAGGTAACAAGATGGTAGACATGCAATTGAGTAATACCAAACTTGTAGATCGTGCTACCCGCATGGTTATGGAAGAGCTTGGCATCGAAAAAGATGAAGCTGAATCACTCATTCAAAAATACGGTAATGTACGTAATGCGATAGATAATTACGTAGCAAAGTAA
- a CDS encoding N-acetylglucosamine kinase codes for MILIADSGSSKTDWRLIDNTGKISQQKSLGLNPYYQSLEEIHQNISATFNTSVLEQVNKVFFYGAGCKEDGKVLMENALKNACNLADIWVGNDLLAAARATCGKELGIACILGTGANSCLYNGEEIIDHIPPLGFILGDEGSGAFLGRELINAFFKRDLPQDLQDRFQKRYNLTEKFVLENVYKKEFPNRFLAKFTRFLHHNISHPYVKQLLYDSFQQFFVKNVKKYKGYQEYPVHFTGSIAFYFNDILRYTASELNITLGKVIESPIAGLSLFHEKDI; via the coding sequence ATGATACTTATTGCCGATAGTGGTTCCAGTAAAACCGACTGGCGGTTAATTGACAACACAGGTAAAATCTCACAACAAAAGAGCCTAGGTTTAAATCCTTACTATCAGTCATTAGAAGAAATTCATCAGAATATCTCTGCTACTTTTAATACTTCTGTTCTTGAACAAGTAAATAAAGTATTTTTTTATGGGGCAGGCTGTAAGGAAGATGGTAAAGTGTTGATGGAAAATGCTCTAAAAAACGCATGTAATTTAGCTGATATTTGGGTGGGTAACGATTTACTTGCTGCTGCCAGAGCGACCTGTGGGAAAGAATTAGGAATAGCTTGTATTTTAGGTACTGGTGCGAATTCTTGTTTGTATAATGGAGAAGAAATTATAGATCATATACCTCCTTTAGGTTTTATTTTAGGAGATGAGGGAAGTGGTGCTTTTTTAGGAAGAGAATTGATAAATGCCTTTTTTAAAAGAGATTTACCTCAGGATTTACAAGATCGTTTTCAGAAAAGATATAACCTTACTGAAAAGTTTGTATTAGAAAATGTATACAAAAAGGAATTCCCTAATCGATTTCTTGCTAAATTTACTCGGTTTTTGCATCATAACATAAGCCATCCATATGTTAAGCAATTACTTTACGATTCTTTTCAACAGTTTTTTGTTAAAAATGTAAAAAAATATAAAGGCTATCAGGAGTATCCTGTACATTTTACTGGCTCAATAGCTTTTTATTTTAATGATATACTTCGTTATACTGCGTCTGAATTAAACATTACTTTAGGGAAAGTAATTGAATCACCAATAGCAGGTTTAAGCCTGTTTCACGAAAAAGACATATAA
- a CDS encoding L,D-transpeptidase, whose protein sequence is MQTDNPNITSSLFNLTFVLVTFCCFIQPKATQAEEICINDSTTITLDQITTGSRAIRNLVDEMAKMPLDLKSFSQAFLDELVYNYNSLSAHQQQLLNKEAIFTGRILSKNLNPERFNLVHEKFKEQIEYVRNIKGYKQGYGLFVNAASKGKGGQRAYLINLRNGVILEVYCSTAWRGTGYNKDSDKTPLGFFLSTSGRVSYKENITMTGSVTDMFRKLQYQRWLSEAKYLHRVSTKKEKAYICSNQFALKGQNIGDEILPLKAVDDLYKGDTVAAKVNNSNSAERHLYVHGTNRVDQLGMNLSGGCVRVSNIFSFILQKVFYAQHEKIPVFIDYVKFKEGKDENPEDFEHLLEDLEDHEAVFESYRVISQVHFLNSIDIRNKIEDKVIREIVKIFKTGPDNVVKVKIAASLPFPETAMRDWLMVKDSLELLCLKPYRYNYDLFGNYRNSEDVVDPALKKSITVDKAREIVQARMNFTQQYIIKRLAVELKKHEIDYKDIEHNIQFELNPYKMKDFSGKEVFVGFDISDMRRKILRHVEYLDSLAKYASFTFIENEDLGWINSYIDSKVQIFPRYVGGKTYEDVVTYEDALLAQAYIYTIGEMALRKLAVYEGKILDEEDPEFYNIYRKDNYKFHQLIDSFGSKELLKYSRDPHIKGTGTLSGELKQNNQRILGIIRVSEKYLSGFKGETNVLKVEQLLISNEPVFITSR, encoded by the coding sequence ATGCAAACAGATAATCCAAATATTACCAGCAGCTTATTTAACCTAACCTTCGTCCTTGTGACTTTTTGTTGTTTTATACAACCAAAGGCTACACAGGCAGAAGAAATATGCATAAATGATTCTACTACAATCACTCTTGATCAAATCACAACAGGTTCAAGAGCGATAAGAAATTTGGTAGATGAAATGGCAAAAATGCCACTCGATCTCAAAAGCTTTTCTCAAGCATTTTTAGACGAACTAGTCTATAACTATAATTCTCTATCAGCCCATCAGCAGCAACTTCTTAACAAAGAGGCAATTTTTACAGGGCGTATATTGTCAAAAAATTTAAATCCAGAACGCTTTAATCTGGTTCACGAAAAATTTAAAGAACAAATAGAATATGTTCGAAATATAAAAGGGTATAAACAAGGTTATGGCTTGTTTGTAAATGCAGCATCAAAAGGTAAAGGAGGACAAAGAGCCTATTTAATAAACTTGCGTAATGGTGTGATTCTAGAAGTATATTGTTCAACTGCATGGCGAGGAACTGGCTATAACAAAGATTCAGATAAAACCCCTCTAGGTTTCTTTCTTTCAACATCTGGTCGAGTATCTTATAAAGAGAATATTACCATGACTGGTTCTGTAACTGATATGTTTAGAAAGTTGCAGTATCAGCGATGGTTAAGCGAAGCAAAATACCTTCATAGAGTTTCTACCAAAAAGGAGAAAGCGTATATCTGTAGCAATCAGTTTGCTTTAAAGGGGCAAAATATAGGTGATGAAATACTCCCGCTTAAGGCAGTTGATGACTTGTACAAAGGAGATACTGTCGCAGCAAAGGTAAATAATAGTAATTCAGCTGAGAGGCATCTGTACGTACATGGCACAAATAGGGTCGATCAACTGGGAATGAATCTTTCGGGTGGATGTGTGAGGGTATCAAATATTTTTAGTTTTATACTTCAAAAAGTTTTTTATGCTCAGCACGAAAAAATTCCTGTTTTTATAGACTATGTGAAATTTAAAGAAGGTAAAGATGAAAATCCTGAAGACTTCGAACATTTACTTGAAGACTTGGAAGATCATGAAGCTGTGTTTGAGTCTTATCGGGTAATATCTCAAGTACACTTTCTTAATAGTATCGATATTAGAAATAAGATAGAAGACAAAGTAATTAGAGAAATTGTAAAAATATTTAAGACAGGTCCAGATAATGTTGTAAAGGTGAAAATAGCCGCTTCATTACCTTTTCCTGAGACTGCGATGAGAGATTGGCTAATGGTAAAAGATAGTCTTGAGTTGCTCTGCTTAAAACCATATAGGTATAATTACGATCTTTTTGGGAACTACAGAAATTCAGAAGATGTAGTTGACCCTGCCTTAAAAAAATCTATTACTGTAGATAAAGCTCGCGAAATTGTTCAAGCGAGAATGAATTTTACACAGCAGTATATAATTAAGAGGCTTGCGGTAGAATTAAAAAAACACGAAATTGATTATAAAGATATAGAACATAATATTCAGTTTGAATTGAATCCTTATAAGATGAAAGACTTTAGTGGGAAAGAGGTATTTGTAGGATTTGATATTAGCGATATGCGACGTAAAATATTAAGGCATGTAGAGTATTTAGACTCACTGGCAAAATATGCGTCTTTTACTTTTATAGAAAATGAAGATTTAGGTTGGATTAATTCTTATATTGATAGCAAGGTTCAAATTTTCCCAAGATATGTAGGTGGTAAAACTTATGAGGATGTAGTAACTTACGAAGATGCCCTACTTGCGCAAGCTTATATTTATACTATTGGAGAAATGGCATTAAGAAAACTAGCTGTATACGAAGGGAAAATTCTAGATGAAGAAGACCCCGAGTTTTACAATATATATAGGAAAGATAATTACAAGTTTCATCAACTGATCGATAGCTTTGGCTCTAAAGAGCTACTAAAATATAGCCGAGACCCACATATTAAAGGGACTGGAACCTTAAGTGGTGAGTTAAAACAAAATAACCAGAGAATTTTGGGTATAATTAGAGTTTCAGAGAAGTATTTAAGTGGTTTTAAAGGTGAAACTAATGTTTTAAAGGTTGAACAATTACTAATTAGTAATGAGCCAGTTTTCATAACTTCTAGGTAG
- a CDS encoding sensor histidine kinase has protein sequence MRFPININKSVLYWICQISFWTFVGLFTLLTYFIQNQTLTTYTVIDTLFTMICLFGVSHFYRYIIIKRNWLKLLFPKLFPRIILVTLLIAIFTTPFNLISSYIFNIETFKINTTDIVNNIITLYIFYFFWTFGYFFYHYVSNYNRNLKWEAMINEFELNQLKSQLNPHFIFNALNTVKALVDEDPKKAKSSINQLSNILRNSLMMDKKKVIPFAEEMEIVKDYLALEGTRYEERLHVEYAIDDSALCYKVPPMMLQTIVENGIKHGISRLKNGGTISINTEVEGEFLKLKIRNSGKYDPKPDRKEGYGLKSTRQRLDLLYHQKASFNINNDGKEGVLTEIILPKWDESEISVSR, from the coding sequence ATGAGATTCCCAATTAATATAAACAAAAGTGTACTTTATTGGATTTGCCAAATTAGCTTTTGGACTTTCGTAGGTTTATTTACGCTGCTCACTTACTTTATCCAAAATCAAACACTTACTACTTATACTGTAATTGATACTCTTTTTACTATGATATGCCTTTTTGGTGTTTCGCATTTTTATAGGTATATCATCATAAAAAGAAACTGGTTAAAACTTCTATTTCCAAAGCTTTTTCCCAGAATAATCTTAGTTACTTTATTAATCGCCATCTTCACAACGCCATTTAACCTTATCTCTTCATATATTTTTAATATTGAAACATTTAAGATAAACACGACTGATATTGTCAATAACATCATTACCTTATACATTTTCTATTTCTTCTGGACTTTCGGTTACTTCTTTTATCACTATGTTTCTAATTATAACCGAAACCTAAAATGGGAAGCAATGATCAACGAGTTTGAGTTAAACCAGCTCAAGTCTCAGTTGAATCCTCACTTTATATTTAACGCATTAAACACTGTTAAAGCACTTGTAGACGAAGATCCTAAAAAAGCAAAGAGTTCCATTAACCAATTATCAAACATCCTTAGAAATTCTTTAATGATGGATAAGAAAAAGGTTATTCCTTTTGCAGAAGAAATGGAAATTGTAAAAGACTATCTAGCTCTAGAAGGCACTCGCTACGAAGAAAGACTTCATGTAGAATATGCTATTGACGATAGTGCTCTTTGCTATAAAGTACCTCCTATGATGCTCCAAACAATTGTTGAAAACGGCATTAAACATGGTATTTCCAGACTCAAAAATGGTGGTACAATTAGTATTAATACAGAAGTTGAAGGAGAATTTTTAAAATTAAAAATCCGAAATTCTGGTAAATACGACCCAAAACCTGATAGAAAAGAAGGTTATGGGCTAAAAAGTACCAGGCAAAGACTTGACTTACTCTATCATCAAAAAGCGTCTTTTAATATTAATAATGATGGAAAAGAAGGAGTGTTAACAGAGATTATCTTACCCAAATGGGATGAAAGCGAAATCTCTGTTTCAAGATAA